Proteins from one bacterium genomic window:
- a CDS encoding ATP-dependent Clp protease ATP-binding subunit codes for MFERFTEKAIKVIMLAQEEARRLGHNFVGTEQILLGLIGEGTGVAAKTLKSMGVSLKDARIEVEKIIGRGSGFVAVEIPFTPRAKRVLELSWDEARQLGHNYIGTEHLLLGLIREGEGVAVRVLENLGVDLSRVRSNVIRMLGESAATPGTGQHRSKTPTLDEFGSNLTQMAEEHRLDPVVGREKEIERVIQILGRRTKNNPVLIGEPGVGKTAIAEGLALRIANSEVPEILAEKRVVTLDIGSLVAGTKYRGEFEERLKKIMEEIRSAQNIILVIDELHTLIGAGAAEGAVDAANILKPALARGELQCIGATTLDEYRKHIERDAALERRFQPVMVGEPSVDETIEILRGLRERYEAHHRLQITDDALVSAAKFSDRYISDRFLPDKAIDLMDEAASRVRLRSSSLPPAAKELEKELRQFTKEKEAAIRAQEFEKASQLRDQEQAVREKIREIAADWRSDKGQGATPSVGTEEIAEIVASWTGIPVSKMTEGETERLLKMEEVLHERVIGQQDAIHMISRAVRRARVGLKNPKRPIGSFIFSGPTGVGKTELAKALAGFFFGQEENLIRVDMSEYMEKHAVSKMIGSPPGYVGYNEGGQLTEAVRRKPYSVVLFDEVEKAHPDAFNILLQILEDGRLTDAKGRVVDFKNTIIILTSNIGARALEKGGSLGFQTGGDDGRYRKMKDVVMEELKQAFRPEFLNRIDEIVVFHPLTKEEIGQIVHVMLKEVRQRMKENEFDLDVTDALKDKLCEEGYSPSYGARPLRRSIQRLIEDPLAEEILGGALPKSGVITADWNGEKVVFTHTEAKEPVGSEA; via the coding sequence ATGTTCGAAAGATTTACTGAGAAAGCCATCAAGGTGATCATGCTGGCGCAGGAAGAAGCCCGGCGCCTGGGTCACAACTTCGTCGGCACCGAGCAAATCCTTCTTGGGTTGATTGGCGAGGGCACCGGGGTGGCCGCCAAGACCCTCAAGAGCATGGGCGTCAGCCTGAAGGACGCGCGGATCGAGGTCGAGAAGATCATCGGCCGCGGCTCCGGCTTCGTGGCGGTGGAGATCCCCTTCACCCCCCGCGCCAAGCGCGTCCTCGAGCTCTCCTGGGATGAAGCCCGCCAGCTCGGCCACAACTACATCGGTACCGAGCACCTGCTCTTGGGCCTGATCCGCGAGGGCGAGGGCGTGGCCGTCCGCGTCCTGGAGAACCTGGGCGTCGACCTTTCGCGCGTCCGCTCCAACGTCATCCGCATGCTCGGCGAGAGCGCCGCGACCCCCGGCACCGGCCAACACCGTTCCAAGACGCCCACCCTCGACGAGTTCGGCTCCAACCTCACCCAGATGGCCGAAGAGCACCGCCTCGACCCGGTCGTCGGCCGCGAGAAGGAAATCGAGCGCGTCATCCAGATCCTGGGCCGCCGCACCAAGAACAACCCGGTGCTCATCGGCGAGCCTGGCGTCGGTAAGACCGCCATCGCCGAGGGCCTGGCCCTTCGCATCGCCAACAGCGAGGTCCCCGAGATCCTGGCCGAGAAGCGCGTCGTGACCCTCGACATCGGGTCGCTGGTCGCGGGCACCAAGTACCGCGGCGAGTTCGAAGAGCGCCTCAAGAAGATCATGGAAGAGATCCGCAGCGCCCAGAACATCATCCTGGTCATCGATGAGCTGCACACCCTGATCGGCGCCGGTGCGGCCGAGGGGGCGGTGGACGCCGCCAACATCCTCAAGCCCGCGCTCGCCCGCGGCGAGCTGCAGTGCATCGGCGCGACCACCCTCGACGAGTACCGCAAGCACATCGAGCGCGACGCGGCCCTCGAGCGCCGCTTCCAGCCGGTCATGGTCGGTGAGCCCTCGGTCGACGAGACCATCGAGATCCTGCGCGGCCTGCGCGAGCGCTACGAGGCACACCACCGCCTCCAGATCACCGACGACGCGCTGGTCTCGGCCGCGAAGTTCTCGGATCGCTACATCTCGGATCGGTTCCTGCCGGACAAGGCCATCGACCTGATGGACGAGGCCGCGAGCCGCGTGCGCCTGCGCTCGAGCAGCCTGCCCCCCGCGGCCAAGGAGCTCGAGAAGGAGCTTCGCCAGTTCACCAAGGAGAAGGAAGCCGCAATCCGGGCTCAGGAGTTCGAGAAGGCCTCCCAGCTCCGCGACCAGGAGCAGGCGGTCCGCGAGAAGATCCGCGAGATCGCAGCCGACTGGCGCAGCGACAAGGGCCAGGGCGCGACCCCCTCGGTCGGCACCGAGGAGATCGCCGAGATCGTCGCCAGCTGGACGGGCATCCCCGTCAGCAAGATGACCGAAGGCGAGACCGAGCGGCTGCTCAAGATGGAGGAAGTCCTCCACGAGCGCGTCATCGGCCAGCAGGACGCCATCCACATGATCTCGCGGGCGGTGCGCCGTGCGCGCGTCGGCCTCAAGAACCCCAAGCGTCCCATCGGCTCGTTCATCTTCTCGGGCCCCACGGGCGTCGGTAAGACCGAGCTCGCCAAGGCGCTCGCGGGCTTCTTCTTCGGCCAGGAAGAGAACCTCATCCGGGTCGACATGTCCGAGTACATGGAGAAGCACGCGGTCTCCAAGATGATCGGCTCGCCCCCCGGCTACGTCGGGTACAACGAGGGCGGTCAGCTGACCGAGGCCGTGCGCCGCAAGCCCTACTCGGTCGTGCTCTTCGACGAGGTCGAGAAGGCTCACCCCGACGCCTTCAACATCCTGCTCCAGATCCTGGAGGACGGCCGTTTGACCGATGCCAAGGGCCGGGTGGTGGACTTCAAGAACACCATCATCATCCTGACCTCCAACATCGGTGCGCGCGCGCTGGAGAAGGGCGGCAGCCTGGGCTTCCAGACCGGCGGCGACGACGGGCGCTATCGCAAGATGAAGGACGTCGTGATGGAGGAGCTCAAGCAGGCCTTCCGTCCCGAGTTCCTCAACCGCATCGACGAGATCGTCGTCTTCCACCCGCTGACCAAGGAAGAGATCGGCCAGATCGTCCACGTCATGCTCAAGGAAGTCCGCCAGCGCATGAAGGAGAACGAGTTCGACCTCGACGTCACCGACGCGCTCAAGGACAAGCTGTGCGAAGAGGGCTACTCGCCGAGCTACGGCGCGCGTCCTTTGCGCCGCAGCATCCAGCGCCTGATCGAGGATCCCCTCGCCGAGGAGATCCTGGGCGGTGCCCTGCCCAAGTCCGGCGTCATCACCGCCGACTGGAACGGCGAGAAGGTCGTCTTCACCCACACTGAGGCCAAGGAGCCGGTCGGTTCCGAGGCGTAA
- a CDS encoding chemotaxis protein CheV: MSYKGEILLDAGTNELEVVEFMLHSPTASDAGAMGYFGINVAKVKEIVTMPVPLEIPMTHPAVAGAMSLRGQVITLIDLAKWLGLPSTITKKTRVIVTEFNGAVTGFIVSSVSRIHRISWSQVVPPPSTASMGMSDSLTAVVKLDERVLLLLDFEAILAELNPNISLSARAGSIKSAEEREGRLILIAEDSGAIRRIIVNSLKTAGYEVVACENGEEAWNWLNDRVGAGEPLPDLLISDIEMPQIDGLHLLSRIKATDGLKQLPVVMFSSLGNDSNREKAIKLGAKDLILKPDLPHLVELVDATVLDTVLA, from the coding sequence ATGAGCTACAAGGGCGAGATTCTACTGGATGCCGGGACCAACGAGCTCGAAGTGGTCGAGTTCATGCTGCACAGCCCGACGGCGAGCGACGCGGGGGCGATGGGCTACTTCGGCATCAACGTGGCCAAGGTCAAAGAGATCGTGACCATGCCCGTTCCGCTCGAGATTCCGATGACCCACCCGGCGGTCGCAGGGGCCATGAGCCTGCGCGGCCAGGTCATCACCCTGATCGACCTGGCCAAGTGGCTGGGGCTGCCCTCGACGATCACCAAGAAGACCCGGGTCATCGTCACCGAGTTCAACGGGGCCGTCACCGGCTTCATCGTCTCGAGCGTCTCACGGATCCACCGCATCTCGTGGAGCCAGGTGGTGCCGCCTCCCTCGACGGCGTCCATGGGCATGAGCGATAGCCTGACGGCGGTCGTCAAGCTGGACGAGCGGGTTCTCTTGCTGCTCGACTTCGAGGCCATCCTCGCCGAGCTCAACCCGAACATCAGCCTCAGCGCTCGCGCCGGCAGCATCAAAAGCGCCGAGGAGCGCGAGGGGCGCCTGATCCTGATAGCCGAGGACTCGGGCGCCATCCGGCGGATCATCGTCAACTCGCTGAAGACTGCGGGCTACGAGGTCGTGGCCTGCGAGAACGGCGAGGAGGCTTGGAACTGGCTGAACGACCGCGTAGGGGCGGGCGAGCCCTTGCCTGACCTCCTCATCTCGGACATCGAGATGCCCCAGATCGACGGCCTGCACCTGCTCTCCCGGATCAAGGCCACCGACGGCCTCAAGCAGCTGCCGGTCGTCATGTTCTCGTCGCTCGGCAACGACTCGAACCGCGAGAAGGCGATCAAGCTGGGGGCCAAGGACCTCATCCTCAAGCCCGACCTGCCGCACCTGGTGGAGCTGGTGGACGCCACCGTTCTGGATACCGTCCTCGCCTGA
- a CDS encoding DUF4139 domain-containing protein — translation MTNSKLTKGLLALSLVVGAAAPAWAEESTVQDRKEVALTVYNDNLGLVREVRTIKLEKGQRELQYADVASGIDPTTVSLRSLSAPQDLKVLEQNYEYDLLTPDKLLEKYIGKDVEIHADNTVSKATLLSTNDGQIYRIGDKIYLQPPGKVVLPQVPANLVARPTLKWLLQNDRATGEQQTETSYLTRGLSWRSDYVLVVSEDQGKSNLNGWVTLDNQSGASYDNAKLTLVAGDVNRVRPQPTYMEDRMRAMKAEAPSDQFAERALFEYHSYQLNRATTLKDRQTKQVSLLSAADIPTRKVYRFEAPSAPIWIQTRDRTSQKVNVYLEMTNSKQDKLGMPLPKGVVRIYQQDADKRLQFVGEDSIDHTPRDEKLKFKAGQAFDLVGERKQTSYKVLGDRLVESSYEIELRNRKDQPVTILATEKLGGDWTITQASQGYSKLDAGTVEFGVQVPARSVTKVTYTVRTKY, via the coding sequence ATGACGAATTCGAAACTGACCAAAGGCCTGCTCGCACTCTCCCTGGTGGTGGGCGCCGCCGCCCCCGCCTGGGCCGAGGAGAGCACCGTACAGGACCGCAAAGAGGTAGCCCTGACCGTCTACAACGACAACCTGGGCCTGGTGCGCGAAGTGCGCACCATCAAGCTCGAAAAGGGCCAGCGCGAGCTGCAGTATGCGGACGTGGCCTCGGGCATCGACCCGACGACCGTCTCCCTGCGCTCGCTCAGCGCCCCGCAGGACCTCAAGGTCCTGGAGCAGAACTACGAGTACGACCTGCTCACCCCCGACAAGCTGCTCGAGAAGTACATCGGCAAGGACGTCGAGATCCACGCCGACAACACCGTGAGCAAGGCGACTCTCCTCAGCACCAACGACGGTCAGATCTACCGCATCGGCGACAAGATCTACCTCCAGCCGCCCGGCAAGGTCGTCCTGCCCCAGGTGCCCGCCAACCTGGTCGCGCGTCCCACCCTCAAGTGGCTGCTGCAGAACGACCGGGCCACGGGCGAGCAGCAGACCGAGACCTCGTACCTGACCCGCGGCCTCTCGTGGCGCAGCGACTACGTGCTGGTGGTTTCCGAGGACCAGGGCAAGTCGAACCTGAACGGCTGGGTCACCCTGGACAACCAGAGCGGCGCCTCCTACGACAACGCCAAGCTCACCCTGGTGGCGGGCGACGTGAACCGCGTCCGGCCCCAGCCCACCTACATGGAAGACCGCATGCGGGCCATGAAGGCCGAGGCCCCGAGCGACCAATTCGCCGAGCGTGCCCTCTTCGAGTACCACTCCTACCAGCTCAACCGCGCAACCACCCTCAAGGACCGCCAGACCAAGCAGGTCAGCCTGCTCTCGGCGGCCGATATCCCCACCCGCAAGGTCTACCGGTTCGAGGCCCCCTCGGCCCCCATCTGGATTCAGACCCGCGATCGCACCAGCCAGAAGGTCAACGTCTACCTGGAGATGACCAACAGCAAGCAGGACAAGCTGGGCATGCCCCTGCCCAAGGGCGTCGTGCGCATCTACCAGCAGGACGCGGACAAGCGCCTGCAGTTCGTGGGCGAGGATAGCATCGACCACACCCCGCGCGACGAGAAGCTCAAGTTCAAGGCGGGACAGGCCTTCGACCTGGTGGGCGAGCGCAAGCAGACCAGCTACAAGGTCCTGGGCGATCGCCTGGTCGAGTCCAGCTACGAGATCGAGCTGCGCAACCGCAAGGACCAGCCCGTGACGATCCTCGCCACCGAGAAGCTCGGCGGCGACTGGACCATCACCCAGGCCTCCCAGGGCTACTCGAAGCTCGACGCAGGCACCGTCGAGTTCGGCGTGCAGGTCCCTGCTCGCTCCGTCACGAAGGTGACCTATACCGTCCGCACTAAATACTAA
- a CDS encoding MerR family transcriptional regulator gives MHPQTLRLYERRGLVSPKRQGKNRLYSEADIERLIYIQKLTQELGINLAGVERIIRLQNDLDQLKAQKEAEIAEIKQRIGELEQLKKGREHEIRSIKAKLKDHLGE, from the coding sequence ATGCATCCCCAGACGCTCCGCCTTTACGAGCGGCGGGGGCTCGTGAGCCCCAAGCGCCAGGGGAAGAATCGCCTGTACTCCGAAGCTGATATCGAGCGCCTGATCTACATCCAGAAGTTGACGCAGGAGCTCGGAATCAACCTCGCGGGGGTCGAGCGGATCATCCGGTTGCAAAACGACCTGGATCAGCTCAAAGCGCAAAAGGAGGCAGAGATTGCAGAGATCAAGCAACGAATTGGGGAGCTGGAGCAGCTAAAGAAAGGGCGCGAGCACGAAATCCGCTCGATCAAGGCCAAGCTCAAGGATCACCTTGGGGAGTAG
- a CDS encoding transcriptional regulator has translation MNPNRRKLLTIITEAVLEESLIREIVRLGAHGYTVTDARGKGDRGVRSASWEASSNIRIEVVCTAEMAEAIGALLKKNYYENYAMIVFVTEVDVMRPEKF, from the coding sequence ATGAACCCTAACAGACGCAAGCTCCTGACCATCATCACCGAAGCCGTCCTCGAGGAGTCCCTGATCCGCGAGATCGTTCGCCTGGGGGCCCACGGCTACACCGTGACCGATGCCCGCGGCAAGGGCGATCGCGGCGTGCGTAGCGCCAGCTGGGAGGCCAGTAGCAACATCCGCATCGAGGTGGTCTGCACGGCCGAGATGGCCGAGGCGATCGGGGCGCTGCTCAAGAAGAACTACTACGAGAACTACGCCATGATCGTGTTCGTGACCGAGGTCGACGTCATGAGGCCCGAGAAGTTCTGA
- the polA gene encoding DNA polymerase I: protein MTATPLAVAAQAPTEGARRRLVLIDGHAIAYRAHFALMRMGLATRDGVPTWAVYGFTKTILDVIGKHKPDLMAVAFDRKAPTFRHQESEDYKAHRKPMPDDLIVQMDVIRKVVRAFDLPIYELDGYEADDVIGTISKAAAAKGYDVLIVTGDRDAFQLVDGHINILWAKSGSELIRVDEARVAEEFDGLKPFQIIEYKGLAGDASDNIKGVQGIGDKTAKKLLAEFETVENLLANLDKLDNAKLRQKLAENVESARQSLRLATIDTQVPIAGFDWEHCEMRLPDLTNLIQCLTDLEFKSIVRDLPKILADFTGGARAEDVGAAVAAETHERALDLKMTVVQRREQLEALTASLEKQTLVAFDTETDSLDPLAAKLVGISLAFGAPVATEAESYYLPVGHLEGEQLPLQDVVAALKPFFENPAIAKTAHNAKYDINVLSAYGIKVQGLRFDSMVADYLVDTNHPHGLKDMAWDVLGYRMTPISELIGTGAKAITMDKVSVEQAAPYAAADAAVSLELVAGLEAKLQEGNLTSLFNDLELPLIEVLADVEQYGVTINTGYLAQMSHVFGNRLKELEAEIHTLAGTEFNINSPKQLAVILFDKLQLPVLKRTPKKEPSTDASVLEELSSQHEVVAKILEFRQLTKLKGTYIDSLPELVNPRTGKIHTSYNQTVAATGRLSSEKPNLQNIPIRTAEGREIRGAFVPSAPDVVIMAADYSQIELRLLAHIADEPVFIEAFRKDEDIHALTASQIFKVPLEEVTKDQRRMAKTVNFATIYGQGAFSLAKVLGIPMGEAKAFIDAFWDHYPKIRHYTIEAVARVKRRGYAETLLGRRRYIPELNDRRLKDFGERTSVNSPIQGTAADIIKIAMIRLHRALKEGGFKAHMILQVHDELVLEVPKAEVEAVSALVRETMESAYPQLAVPLKVELSVGPSWMEAK from the coding sequence ATGACCGCAACCCCGCTCGCCGTCGCCGCACAAGCCCCCACCGAGGGCGCTCGGCGCCGTCTGGTGCTCATCGACGGCCATGCCATCGCGTACCGCGCTCACTTCGCCCTGATGCGCATGGGCCTCGCCACGCGCGACGGGGTGCCCACCTGGGCGGTCTACGGCTTCACCAAGACCATCCTGGACGTGATCGGCAAGCACAAGCCCGACCTGATGGCCGTCGCCTTCGACCGCAAGGCCCCGACCTTCCGTCACCAGGAGTCCGAAGACTACAAGGCGCACCGCAAGCCCATGCCGGACGACCTGATCGTCCAGATGGACGTGATCCGCAAAGTGGTGCGCGCCTTCGACCTGCCCATCTACGAGCTGGACGGCTACGAGGCCGACGACGTGATCGGCACCATCTCCAAGGCGGCCGCCGCCAAGGGGTACGACGTCCTCATCGTCACGGGCGATCGCGACGCCTTCCAGCTGGTCGACGGTCACATCAACATCCTGTGGGCCAAGAGCGGCTCCGAGCTGATCCGCGTGGACGAGGCCCGGGTCGCCGAGGAGTTCGACGGCCTCAAGCCCTTCCAGATCATCGAGTACAAGGGCCTCGCGGGCGATGCCTCGGACAACATCAAGGGGGTCCAGGGCATCGGCGATAAGACCGCCAAGAAGCTCCTGGCCGAGTTCGAGACCGTCGAGAACCTGCTGGCGAACCTGGACAAGCTCGACAACGCCAAGCTTCGCCAGAAGCTCGCCGAGAACGTCGAGTCCGCCCGCCAGAGCCTGCGCCTCGCGACCATCGACACCCAGGTGCCCATCGCGGGCTTCGACTGGGAGCACTGCGAGATGCGGCTTCCCGACCTCACGAACCTGATCCAGTGCCTGACCGACCTGGAGTTCAAGTCGATCGTGCGCGACCTGCCCAAGATCCTTGCCGACTTCACGGGCGGCGCGCGGGCCGAGGACGTGGGGGCTGCCGTGGCCGCCGAGACCCACGAGCGCGCGCTCGACCTCAAGATGACGGTCGTGCAGCGCCGCGAGCAGCTCGAAGCCCTCACGGCTTCGCTTGAGAAGCAGACCCTCGTCGCCTTCGACACCGAAACCGACAGCCTCGACCCGCTCGCGGCAAAGCTGGTCGGCATCTCGCTGGCCTTCGGCGCGCCGGTGGCGACCGAGGCCGAGAGCTACTACCTGCCCGTCGGGCACCTGGAGGGCGAGCAGCTCCCCTTGCAGGACGTGGTCGCGGCCCTCAAGCCCTTCTTCGAGAATCCCGCGATCGCCAAGACGGCCCACAACGCCAAGTACGACATCAACGTCCTGTCGGCCTACGGCATCAAGGTGCAGGGCCTGCGCTTCGACTCCATGGTGGCGGACTACCTGGTGGACACCAACCACCCCCACGGTCTCAAGGACATGGCTTGGGACGTGCTCGGCTACCGCATGACCCCCATCTCGGAGCTGATCGGCACCGGCGCCAAGGCCATCACCATGGACAAGGTGAGCGTCGAGCAGGCGGCCCCCTACGCCGCGGCCGACGCGGCCGTCTCCCTGGAGCTGGTCGCGGGCCTCGAGGCCAAGCTCCAAGAGGGCAACCTCACCAGCCTCTTCAACGACCTGGAGCTACCCCTCATCGAGGTGCTCGCCGACGTGGAGCAGTACGGCGTCACCATCAACACGGGCTACCTCGCGCAGATGTCGCACGTCTTCGGCAACCGCCTCAAGGAGCTCGAAGCCGAGATCCACACCCTGGCGGGCACCGAGTTCAACATCAACAGCCCCAAGCAGCTCGCCGTCATCCTCTTCGACAAGCTCCAGCTGCCCGTGCTCAAGCGCACTCCCAAGAAGGAGCCCTCGACGGACGCGAGCGTGCTCGAAGAGCTCTCGAGCCAGCACGAGGTGGTCGCCAAGATCCTCGAGTTCCGTCAGCTCACCAAGCTCAAGGGCACCTACATCGACAGCTTGCCCGAGCTGGTCAACCCCCGCACCGGCAAGATCCACACCTCGTACAACCAGACGGTGGCCGCCACCGGCCGCCTCTCGTCCGAGAAGCCCAACCTCCAGAACATCCCCATCCGGACCGCCGAGGGCCGCGAGATCCGTGGGGCCTTTGTGCCCTCGGCTCCCGACGTGGTCATCATGGCGGCCGACTACTCTCAGATCGAGCTGCGCCTTTTGGCCCACATCGCCGATGAACCAGTCTTCATCGAGGCCTTCCGCAAGGACGAGGACATCCACGCCCTGACCGCCTCGCAGATCTTCAAGGTCCCCCTCGAAGAGGTCACCAAGGACCAGCGCCGCATGGCCAAGACCGTGAACTTCGCCACCATCTACGGCCAGGGAGCCTTCAGCCTTGCCAAGGTGCTCGGCATCCCCATGGGCGAGGCCAAGGCCTTCATCGACGCCTTCTGGGACCACTACCCCAAGATCCGCCACTACACCATCGAGGCCGTCGCCAGGGTCAAGCGCCGGGGCTACGCCGAGACCCTTCTCGGTCGCCGACGCTACATCCCCGAGCTCAACGACCGCCGGCTCAAGGACTTCGGCGAGCGCACCTCGGTCAACTCGCCCATCCAGGGGACGGCCGCCGATATCATCAAGATCGCCATGATCCGCCTCCACCGCGCGCTGAAAGAAGGCGGCTTCAAGGCCCACATGATCCTCCAGGTCCACGACGAACTGGTGCTCGAAGTGCCCAAGGCCGAAGTCGAAGCGGTCAGCGCCCTGGTCCGCGAGACCATGGAGAGCGCCTATCCGCAGCTCGCCGTGCCCCTCAAGGTCGAGCTCTCGGTCGGGCCCAGCTGGATGGAGGCCAAGTAG
- a CDS encoding tetratricopeptide repeat protein, translating to MQKLLLGALLGLAVMTPVAAHAAPPAPYQIAAASDFDAMMAKGRQHDARGEYEDALSYYKKSLAIKENDFAAQVMIAHALLMLERYNEAMDLCEKLEKHPGAKDASAYYRSEVYVVLGGAQGLKSKREGMMAMMKYGLGVRKQLEKGVEIDPDNARARYALGRYFLEAPGMVGGDAKKGTEMLAKAVKMDSDDWVIRGNYVRGLFQINSPSAKEEGERFVKDFASIPASQKTFADVIAKLK from the coding sequence GTGCAGAAACTTCTCTTGGGCGCCCTGTTGGGTCTGGCCGTGATGACGCCGGTGGCGGCGCATGCGGCTCCCCCTGCTCCCTACCAGATCGCCGCCGCCAGCGACTTCGATGCCATGATGGCCAAGGGCCGTCAGCACGATGCACGGGGCGAATACGAGGACGCGCTCTCTTATTACAAGAAGAGCCTCGCGATCAAGGAGAACGACTTCGCCGCCCAGGTGATGATCGCCCACGCCCTCCTCATGCTCGAGCGCTACAACGAGGCCATGGACCTCTGCGAGAAGCTCGAGAAGCATCCCGGCGCCAAGGACGCTTCGGCCTATTACCGCTCCGAGGTGTACGTGGTGCTTGGCGGCGCTCAGGGCCTCAAGTCCAAGCGCGAGGGCATGATGGCGATGATGAAGTACGGCCTCGGGGTGCGCAAGCAGCTCGAGAAGGGCGTCGAGATCGACCCGGACAATGCCCGCGCCCGGTATGCTCTCGGCCGCTATTTCCTGGAGGCGCCCGGCATGGTCGGCGGTGACGCCAAGAAGGGCACCGAGATGCTCGCCAAGGCCGTCAAGATGGACTCGGACGACTGGGTCATCCGCGGCAATTACGTCCGCGGCCTGTTCCAGATCAACAGCCCGTCGGCGAAGGAAGAGGGCGAACGCTTCGTCAAGGACTTCGCCAGCATCCCCGCTTCTCAGAAGACCTTCGCGGACGTGATCGCGAAGCTCAAGTAA
- a CDS encoding ribonuclease D: MLTFREQTGYHGASPQPDREGDPVKAPADVHLIKGDLTPELFEAYAKSAYLCADTETTGLNPHRDRLCLIQLCNEDGLTTVLQVSSYDMPLLVKLLEAERPLKLFHFARFDLAMLRHHLGAKITHVYCTKVASKIARTFSGKHGLKDLTKDLLGVELDKSVQTSYWGADDLSPAQLAYSANDVRYLIPLKEKLDAMLVREGRMDLALACMQHLPTLIQLDLQGWENLFEH; this comes from the coding sequence ATGCTCACGTTTCGCGAGCAAACGGGCTATCATGGAGCAAGCCCCCAACCCGATCGCGAAGGAGACCCCGTGAAAGCCCCCGCCGACGTCCACCTCATCAAAGGGGATCTGACCCCCGAGCTCTTCGAAGCCTACGCCAAGAGCGCCTACCTCTGCGCCGACACCGAAACCACCGGCCTCAACCCCCACCGCGACCGGCTCTGCCTGATCCAGCTGTGCAATGAGGACGGCCTCACCACGGTCCTCCAGGTGAGCTCCTACGACATGCCCCTCCTGGTCAAGCTGCTCGAAGCCGAGCGGCCGCTCAAGCTCTTCCACTTCGCCCGCTTCGACCTGGCCATGCTCCGGCACCACCTGGGGGCCAAGATCACCCACGTCTACTGCACCAAGGTCGCCAGCAAGATCGCCCGGACCTTCTCGGGCAAGCACGGCCTCAAGGACCTGACCAAGGACCTCCTGGGCGTCGAGCTGGACAAGTCCGTCCAGACCAGCTACTGGGGCGCCGACGACCTCAGCCCCGCGCAGCTCGCCTACTCGGCCAACGACGTGCGCTACCTGATCCCCCTCAAGGAAAAGCTGGACGCCATGCTGGTGCGCGAAGGCCGCATGGACCTTGCGCTCGCCTGCATGCAGCACCTGCCGACCCTGATCCAGCTGGATCTCCAGGGCTGGGAGAACCTGTTCGAGCACTAA
- the rsmI gene encoding 16S rRNA (cytidine(1402)-2'-O)-methyltransferase — translation MTPTDPITTGTLYVCGTPIGNLSDVTVRMLDTLRDADVIAAEDTRQIAKLLSRFSIETPTVSYHEHNEAGQAPRLIARLLSGQNVALVSDAGMPGISDPGEAVIQAAIREGIPVVPIPGPVAAVAGLVVSGLPTDRWVFEGFLPREGKQRRRLLRTLAAEPRTLVFYEGPHRLLDTLEDLAAAFGSDRPVAVARELTKAFEEVVRGTLETTIAHFKAHAPRGEITLVVGGCTDEAAPAPEADLDTRLLALLAQGMSKQDASKQIARELGVPKRDAYQRALALSAHDHSEES, via the coding sequence ATGACGCCCACAGACCCCATTACGACCGGCACGCTCTACGTCTGCGGCACCCCCATCGGGAACCTGTCGGACGTGACCGTCCGCATGCTCGATACCCTGCGGGACGCGGACGTGATCGCCGCCGAAGACACCCGCCAGATCGCCAAGCTCCTCTCGCGCTTCTCCATCGAGACGCCGACCGTGAGCTACCATGAGCACAACGAGGCCGGTCAGGCCCCGCGCCTCATCGCGCGCCTCCTGTCCGGCCAGAACGTGGCGCTCGTCTCGGACGCCGGCATGCCGGGGATCTCCGATCCGGGGGAGGCCGTGATCCAGGCGGCCATCCGCGAGGGGATCCCGGTGGTGCCCATCCCGGGCCCGGTGGCGGCCGTGGCGGGGCTCGTGGTCTCGGGCCTGCCCACCGATCGCTGGGTGTTCGAGGGCTTCTTGCCCCGTGAAGGCAAGCAGCGCCGGCGCCTGCTGCGCACCCTCGCCGCCGAGCCGCGCACCCTGGTCTTCTACGAGGGCCCCCATCGCCTGCTCGATACCCTCGAGGATCTGGCCGCGGCCTTCGGGAGCGATCGCCCCGTCGCCGTCGCCCGCGAATTGACCAAGGCCTTCGAGGAGGTCGTGCGCGGCACCCTCGAAACGACGATCGCCCACTTCAAGGCCCACGCGCCCCGCGGCGAGATCACCCTCGTCGTGGGTGGCTGCACCGACGAGGCCGCGCCCGCCCCCGAGGCGGATCTGGACACGCGCCTCTTGGCTCTGCTCGCGCAGGGGATGAGCAAGCAAGACGCAAGCAAGCAAATCGCGCGCGAGCTGGGTGTCCCCAAGCGGGACGCCTACCAGCGCGCCCTCGCCCTCTCGGCCCACGACCACTCGGAGGAATCATGA